The proteins below come from a single Iocasia fonsfrigidae genomic window:
- a CDS encoding SDR family oxidoreductase encodes MSKILLAGATGYLGGYILSELLRQQHEVRVIVRNRTKLEQKNYEKVEVIEAEITKLESINNCCDNIDFVISTVGITKQKDGLTYMDVDYQANKNLLKEAKKSGVKKFVYISLLNGQKLKNLKICEAKELFVNELKKSGIDYCIIRPNGFFSDMSEIFYMAQKGRVYLFGDGKYKANPIHGEDLAVVCVNSIENARKEINIGGPETLSQNEIASIAFNIAEKEIKITYIPNWIRKIILFIIRTFTSQKFYGSIEFFLTVLSMDMIAPEKGKHTLEEFYGNLKNNHM; translated from the coding sequence ATGAGTAAAATATTATTAGCAGGAGCAACTGGATACTTAGGTGGTTATATATTAAGTGAGCTTTTAAGACAACAACATGAGGTAAGAGTTATCGTCCGAAATAGGACAAAATTAGAACAAAAAAATTATGAAAAAGTTGAAGTAATAGAAGCTGAAATAACTAAGCTAGAATCAATCAATAATTGTTGTGATAATATTGATTTTGTTATCTCTACAGTAGGAATTACAAAACAAAAAGATGGCCTTACATATATGGATGTTGACTATCAAGCTAATAAGAATTTGTTAAAAGAAGCAAAGAAAAGTGGTGTAAAAAAATTTGTTTATATTTCTTTATTAAACGGGCAAAAACTTAAAAATCTAAAAATATGTGAAGCAAAAGAGTTATTTGTAAATGAATTAAAAAAATCTGGTATTGATTATTGTATCATTCGACCAAATGGATTTTTCTCTGACATGTCAGAGATTTTTTATATGGCACAAAAAGGACGTGTTTATCTATTTGGTGATGGAAAATATAAAGCAAATCCTATACATGGTGAAGATCTAGCAGTAGTATGTGTAAACTCTATCGAGAATGCAAGAAAAGAGATAAATATAGGGGGGCCTGAGACATTATCGCAAAATGAAATTGCTAGTATTGCTTTTAACATTGCAGAAAAAGAAATTAAGATAACATATATACCTAATTGGATAAGAAAAATTATCTTATTCATTATAAGAACATTTACTTCTCAAAAGTTTTATGGATCAATAGAGTTTTTCTTAACTGTCTTATCAATGGATATGATTGCTCCAGAAAAGGGTAAACATACTCTGGAAGAATTTTATGGGAATTTAAAAAATAATCATATGTAA
- a CDS encoding nucleoside phosphorylase, which yields MIQGGYGSPAAIDTLETIIAMGTKRVVIFGMCGGIGKDLEVGDLIIPKEVIREEGTSYHYLKSGINSEPDIELLHKAENFFTKHYEKKTFTGKTVSTDAVYRQTINKEKSWREESILGIDMESSALLAVCSYYKIPAVSILIVSDKHNLDDKEDWNWGSKSFNNDRKKAIDLCIKFVAGYIV from the coding sequence TTGATTCAAGGAGGATATGGTTCGCCTGCCGCAATTGATACACTAGAAACTATTATTGCAATGGGTACAAAAAGAGTTGTTATCTTTGGGATGTGTGGAGGAATTGGGAAAGATTTAGAGGTAGGAGATTTAATAATTCCTAAAGAAGTAATTAGAGAAGAAGGAACTTCTTATCATTATTTAAAAAGTGGGATTAATTCTGAACCAGATATAGAATTATTGCATAAAGCTGAGAATTTTTTTACAAAACATTATGAGAAAAAAACATTTACTGGTAAGACAGTTAGTACAGATGCAGTTTATAGACAAACAATAAATAAAGAAAAGAGTTGGAGAGAAGAAAGTATTTTAGGAATAGATATGGAATCATCTGCTTTGCTAGCGGTTTGTTCTTATTATAAGATACCTGCAGTATCTATACTTATAGTATCAGATAAACATAATTTAGATGATAAAGAGGATTGGAACTGGGGTTCTAAAAGTTTCAATAATGATAGAAAAAAGGCTATTGATTTGTGTATTAAGTTTGTGGCGGGTTACATCGTCTAA
- a CDS encoding VOC family protein gives MAGNIWIALNLDEKELSNQNPDYSHIAFNVLSTEYPKLKKRLMEAGVKTFKNNTSEGH, from the coding sequence ATGGCTGGTAACATATGGATTGCTCTAAATTTAGATGAAAAAGAATTGTCAAATCAGAATCCTGATTATTCACATATTGCATTTAATGTTCTTTCAACAGAGTATCCAAAATTAAAAAAACGACTTATGGAAGCAGGAGTAAAAACATTTAAAAACAATACATCAGAAGGTCATTAA
- a CDS encoding class I SAM-dependent methyltransferase, whose product MNKQEEIKFFNKNAKSWTDDQNSIDVAKDFIDRLKVENDTVLDVGAGTGILYRILKKVGISKYIGIDIAENMIKEFTRLHPEADVRQADYESRISLDENFDIIIIFDSIPHFKKLDNVFDNSYNNLKSNGKFIIVHSKTREELKKHHKKIGYKPVREPIPNDETLISLSKKYNFKNIRIENKSYFMFICEKE is encoded by the coding sequence ATGAATAAACAAGAAGAAATAAAATTTTTTAATAAGAATGCAAAATCTTGGACTGATGATCAAAATAGTATTGATGTAGCAAAAGATTTTATTGATAGATTAAAAGTTGAAAACGACACAGTTTTAGATGTTGGAGCAGGAACAGGAATATTATATAGGATTCTTAAAAAAGTGGGGATTAGCAAATATATAGGAATTGATATTGCAGAAAATATGATAAAAGAATTCACAAGATTACACCCAGAGGCTGATGTTAGACAAGCAGATTATGAATCGAGAATATCCCTAGACGAAAATTTTGATATAATAATTATATTTGATAGCATACCACATTTTAAAAAGTTAGATAATGTATTTGATAATTCATACAACAATTTAAAATCAAACGGGAAATTTATAATAGTACATTCTAAGACAAGAGAGGAATTAAAAAAACATCATAAAAAAATAGGTTATAAACCAGTAAGAGAACCAATTCCTAATGATGAGACACTAATATCCTTAAGTAAGAAATATAATTTTAAAAATATAAGAATAGAAAATAAAAGTTATTTTATGTTTATATGTGAAAAGGAATAG
- a CDS encoding transposase: MQYVNNQDSDLTILFHLNLEQSICYQPLNMLSSTPMCYLHTWGQTLSFHPHIHCIIPARGLSPNNQWIKSKKNFFIPVRVIANMFRGKFLAFFKKEVSASNIKFYADIDYFNSDKNYQDFVDALYNRVGPVFRLGPLVKLHVRFLPYTAYRNRCPITGSKPSSPCYHDCNFTPCQDKVSSPEEFHLQALSEPDVNLSAHPAPIIQPLVIFPSSNVRTIFSFSLLYVPSSVLLAVYAWSTSCIFFSPSAPKLCSSVLIPDIMQIYNNDHNNLSNHEL; this comes from the coding sequence ATGCAATATGTGAATAATCAGGATTCTGATTTGACAATTCTTTTTCATCTAAATTTAGAGCAATCCATATGTTACCAGCCATTAAATATGCTCTCCTCTACCCCAATGTGCTATTTACATACCTGGGGACAAACACTCTCTTTTCATCCTCACATACATTGTATCATACCTGCAAGGGGATTATCACCTAATAATCAATGGATTAAGTCCAAAAAAAATTTCTTTATTCCTGTCAGGGTTATTGCCAATATGTTTAGAGGTAAATTCCTTGCTTTCTTTAAAAAAGAAGTCTCAGCTAGTAATATTAAGTTTTATGCTGATATTGATTATTTTAATAGTGATAAAAATTATCAGGATTTTGTTGATGCTTTGTATAATAGAGTAGGACCAGTCTTTCGACTGGGACCCCTCGTCAAACTGCACGTACGGTTCCTCCCGTATACAGCTTACCGTAACCGTTGCCCCATCACAGGGAGTAAGCCATCGTCACCGTGTTACCACGATTGTAATTTTACTCCTTGTCAGGACAAGGTGAGTAGCCCGGAGGAATTTCACCTCCAGGCCCTCTCAGAACCGGACGTGAACCTCTCAGCTCATCCGGCTCCCATTATTCAGCCGTTGGTAATATTCCCATCTTCCAATGTGCGAACAATCTTTTCATTTTCTTTGCTATACGTCCCATCCAGCGTTCTGCTCGCCGTCTATGCCTGGTCAACTTCTTGTATTTTCTTCTCGCCCAGTGCACCAAAGCTCTGTTCTAGTGTTTTAATACCGGATATAATGCAGATTTATAATAACGACCATAATAATTTATCCAACCACGAATTATAG
- a CDS encoding lactate utilization protein encodes MDENIKWHQAMKIERILDNIRNNNMKGFYVKTREDLINKIKELVSERSVVGVGDSMTLFETGIIDLLRKENYIFLDKYKEGLTRAEKDKLYSDIFSADTFLCSTNAITEKGELYNIDGYGNRVSAM; translated from the coding sequence ATGGATGAAAATATTAAATGGCACCAAGCTATGAAAATAGAAAGAATACTAGATAATATTAGAAATAATAATATGAAGGGTTTTTATGTGAAGACTCGGGAAGATTTGATTAACAAAATAAAGGAACTTGTTTCGGAGAGATCTGTCGTTGGAGTTGGAGATTCAATGACATTATTTGAAACTGGCATTATAGATTTATTAAGAAAAGAAAATTATATATTTTTAGATAAATATAAAGAGGGCTTAACAAGAGCTGAAAAAGATAAACTTTATTCAGATATTTTTAGTGCTGACACTTTTTTATGTAGTACAAATGCAATCACAGAAAAAGGAGAATTATATAATATAGATGGGTACGGGAATAGGGTATCTGCAATGTAA
- a CDS encoding tyrosine-type recombinase/integrase → MTVFKEKMIQDMKLRNFSSRTQVCHLRHIEHFEKFFDSDADSLNSDHIREFLAHAIDVRNLSTGYVNQAYSALRFFFESTLDQHWDIKYIPRAKKQKKLPVILSKKEIQAIFDRVNNLKHKTIFYTIYSGGLRVSEVVRLRVKDIDSYSMKIIVNQSKGYKDRHTLLSNINLDILRDYYREYKPQYWLFPGQNPEIHLSSRTPQKEFRKARIDAGIAKEASLHTLRHCFATHLLDAGVDLVYIQQLMGHASIKTTSLYLHLRDTIVLKIKSPLDTLSYDKNA, encoded by the coding sequence ATGACAGTTTTCAAAGAAAAAATGATTCAGGACATGAAGTTAAGAAATTTCAGTAGTAGAACCCAGGTTTGTCATCTCAGACATATTGAACATTTTGAGAAGTTCTTTGATTCTGATGCTGATTCTCTTAATTCAGATCATATCAGAGAATTTCTTGCTCATGCCATTGATGTAAGAAATTTAAGTACAGGATATGTTAATCAGGCATATAGTGCTCTGCGCTTCTTTTTTGAGTCAACCCTTGATCAACACTGGGATATTAAGTATATTCCCAGAGCTAAAAAACAGAAAAAACTCCCTGTTATCCTCTCCAAAAAAGAAATTCAGGCTATTTTTGATAGGGTTAATAATCTTAAACACAAGACTATCTTCTATACTATTTATAGTGGTGGGTTGCGTGTTTCAGAAGTTGTTAGATTGAGAGTTAAAGATATTGATAGTTACAGTATGAAAATTATTGTTAATCAGAGTAAGGGCTATAAAGATAGACATACCCTCTTGTCAAATATTAATCTTGATATTCTACGTGATTATTACAGAGAATATAAACCTCAATACTGGCTTTTCCCGGGACAAAATCCTGAGATTCATTTGAGTTCCAGAACACCACAGAAAGAATTTCGTAAAGCCAGAATTGATGCGGGTATTGCAAAAGAGGCCTCTCTTCATACACTGAGACATTGTTTTGCTACTCATTTGCTTGATGCTGGCGTTGACCTTGTATATATTCAACAACTCATGGGACACGCCAGCATCAAAACAACTAGCTTGTATCTCCATTTAAGAGATACAATAGTGCTTAAGATAAAAAGCCCCCTTGATACCTTAAGCTATGATAAAAATGCCTGA
- a CDS encoding group II intron maturase-specific domain-containing protein: MERTFPKRYADDAVIHCKTKKEAEKLYIQLKRRLKECKLELHPDKTRIVYCKDDDRREEHENIKFDFLGYTFRPRSSKNRYGKYFINFTPAVSNKACKAIRQVIRNWRIHLRPDIELIDISRMYNPIIRGWINYYGRYYKSALYPVLKH; encoded by the coding sequence ATGGAAAGGACATTTCCAAAAAGATATGCGGATGATGCGGTAATACATTGCAAAACCAAGAAGGAGGCAGAAAAATTATACATTCAATTAAAACGAAGGTTGAAAGAGTGTAAGTTAGAACTGCATCCGGATAAAACGCGCATTGTATATTGTAAAGATGATGACCGTAGGGAAGAGCATGAAAATATAAAATTTGATTTTCTTGGATATACATTCAGACCTAGGAGCTCAAAGAATCGTTATGGTAAGTATTTCATTAACTTTACACCTGCTGTGAGTAACAAAGCATGTAAAGCAATAAGACAGGTCATCAGAAACTGGCGGATACATCTTAGACCAGATATAGAATTAATAGATATATCCAGAATGTATAATCCTATAATTCGTGGTTGGATAAATTATTATGGTCGTTATTATAAATCTGCATTATATCCGGTATTAAAACACTAG
- the tnpA gene encoding IS66 family insertion sequence element accessory protein TnpA → MNNKREIWIERIQDYKASSLTAAKWCEENGLNINSLRYYIHKFNKEKKEQESSQTKWTAVFPARAENNNSETKTIKITIGQAIIEVVPGFDSNTFETLIRILKEQC, encoded by the coding sequence ATGAATAACAAACGTGAAATCTGGATTGAAAGAATCCAGGATTACAAAGCAAGTAGTTTAACTGCTGCCAAATGGTGTGAAGAGAATGGTCTAAACATTAATTCTCTAAGATACTATATTCATAAATTTAATAAGGAAAAGAAAGAACAGGAATCTAGTCAAACTAAATGGACAGCTGTATTTCCTGCCCGAGCAGAAAATAACAATTCTGAAACTAAAACCATAAAAATAACTATAGGTCAGGCGATCATAGAGGTCGTTCCAGGTTTTGATTCTAATACTTTTGAAACTCTTATCAGGATTCTTAAAGAACAATGTTAA
- a CDS encoding GNAT family N-acetyltransferase, with amino-acid sequence MQNLVVRRPRIEEIDSINEFFELVIRDTFERNGIADLVETLEGEIEDKRKCLNQDIESNGEKRYFLIVTIDDMIVGSIEYGPSNDLIITCTNGELKDLVEIGTVFVHPEYQRKGVGNIMLIHIFNELKNKGIKEFCFDSGYKIAQKIWIKKFGGPEYYLKNYWGEGADHMVWRLKVSDVLE; translated from the coding sequence ATGCAGAATTTAGTGGTTCGAAGACCAAGAATTGAAGAGATAGATTCCATAAATGAGTTTTTTGAACTTGTAATTAGGGATACATTTGAAAGAAATGGAATTGCTGATTTAGTAGAAACTTTGGAAGGAGAGATAGAGGATAAAAGAAAATGCTTAAATCAAGATATAGAAAGTAATGGTGAAAAAAGATATTTTCTTATAGTTACAATAGATGATATGATAGTTGGTTCTATTGAGTATGGACCATCTAATGATTTAATAATTACATGTACGAATGGAGAATTAAAAGATCTAGTAGAGATAGGAACAGTTTTTGTGCATCCTGAGTATCAAAGAAAAGGTGTAGGAAATATTATGTTAATTCATATATTTAATGAATTAAAGAACAAGGGAATAAAAGAGTTTTGTTTTGATAGTGGATATAAAATTGCACAGAAGATATGGATTAAGAAGTTTGGAGGTCCAGAGTATTATTTAAAGAATTATTGGGGAGAAGGTGCTGATCATATGGTTTGGAGATTGAAGGTAAGTGATGTCCTAGAATAA
- the tnpB gene encoding IS66 family insertion sequence element accessory protein TnpB (TnpB, as the term is used for proteins encoded by IS66 family insertion elements, is considered an accessory protein, since TnpC, encoded by a neighboring gene, is a DDE family transposase.) translates to MLNQHHINKVYLSLGPTDLRKSINGLSLIVQESFKLNPFSHDLFVFCNRKQDKLKILEWDNDGFWLHYKRLEKSRFRWPDGTTGSTVMIDERQFRWLLDGLSIHQKGAHPAVKERIII, encoded by the coding sequence ATGTTAAATCAGCATCATATCAATAAAGTATATTTATCCCTGGGGCCTACAGATCTTAGGAAATCAATCAATGGCCTATCCTTAATAGTTCAGGAGAGTTTTAAGCTCAATCCCTTTTCTCATGACCTCTTTGTCTTCTGTAACAGAAAGCAGGACAAGCTCAAAATTCTGGAATGGGATAATGATGGTTTCTGGTTACACTACAAACGCCTGGAAAAAAGCAGATTCAGATGGCCTGATGGTACTACTGGCTCTACAGTAATGATTGATGAAAGACAATTCAGGTGGTTACTTGATGGTTTATCTATTCATCAAAAAGGTGCTCATCCTGCCGTTAAAGAAAGAATAATCATCTAA
- a CDS encoding phage integrase N-terminal SAM-like domain-containing protein — MTVFKEKMIQDMKLRNFSSRTQVCYLRHIEHFEKFFDSDADSLNSDHIREFLAHAIDIRNLSTGYVNQAYRFQILC; from the coding sequence ATGACAGTTTTTAAAGAAAAAATGATTCAGGACATGAAGTTAAGAAATTTCAGTAGTAGAACCCAGGTTTGTTATCTCAGACATATTGAACATTTTGAGAAGTTCTTTGATTCTGATGCTGATTCTCTTAATTCAGATCATATCAGAGAATTTCTTGCTCATGCCATTGATATAAGAAATTTAAGTACAGGATATGTTAATCAGGCATATCGGTTTCAAATTCTTTGTTAA
- the tnpC gene encoding IS66 family transposase: protein MKTTDKSTTIQVNKEENQELSLEDKIAIQAQQIEELTAKLNWYEEQFRLNQQRRFGASSEKSNSNQLSIFNEAEQEAKVSLKEAELEEITYKRRKGKNKKKKSFEDLPVEVIEYHLDEAEQICPQCGKQLHVMSKEIRKELKIIPAQVKVVEHVRDVYACRNCEKENITTPVITAPMPNPVLKGSFLSPSLLAYIMDTKYSQAVPLYRQEKQFKNFGIELSRQNLANWVIHGANNWLNYLYDRIYEYLLKEDIVHADETTLQVLSEKGKAAKSKSYMWLYATGVSSPPIYLYEYQPSRANEHPKKFLTGFSGFLQTDGYAGYNSVQNVTQLGCFAHARRGFTDALKALPKGSVHLKTNAEEGLNFCNRLFQIERDLKDLSAEERYQKRLEQSKPVLEAFLSWLKIKEQQTLPKSGLSKAIKYCLNQWPKLEAFLLDGRLEISNNRAERAIKPFVIGRKNFLFSKSVKGATASAITYSIIETAKANNLVPFFYLKYLFEKLPNIDLQNIEQLDELLPWSQSIPEECRIPHKN from the coding sequence ATGAAAACTACTGATAAATCAACGACTATACAAGTTAATAAAGAAGAAAATCAAGAGCTATCTTTAGAAGATAAAATTGCAATACAGGCTCAACAAATTGAAGAATTGACAGCTAAATTAAACTGGTATGAGGAACAATTTCGCTTAAACCAACAAAGGCGATTTGGTGCTTCTAGTGAAAAATCTAATTCTAATCAGTTATCAATTTTTAATGAGGCTGAACAGGAAGCTAAGGTCAGTCTCAAAGAAGCTGAACTTGAGGAGATTACATATAAAAGACGTAAGGGCAAAAACAAAAAGAAAAAGTCCTTCGAAGATCTCCCTGTTGAAGTCATTGAATATCATCTAGATGAAGCTGAGCAGATCTGTCCGCAATGTGGTAAGCAACTTCATGTCATGAGTAAGGAAATTAGAAAAGAATTAAAGATTATTCCTGCTCAGGTTAAGGTTGTTGAACATGTTCGTGATGTTTATGCCTGTAGAAATTGCGAAAAGGAAAATATCACAACTCCAGTAATTACTGCTCCTATGCCTAATCCAGTTTTAAAAGGGAGTTTTCTCTCTCCATCGTTACTGGCATATATCATGGATACCAAATATTCTCAAGCAGTACCTCTTTACAGACAGGAGAAACAATTTAAGAATTTTGGCATTGAGCTATCCCGTCAAAATCTGGCTAACTGGGTAATCCATGGAGCCAACAACTGGCTTAACTATCTATATGATAGAATATATGAATATTTATTAAAAGAAGATATCGTACATGCTGATGAAACTACACTTCAGGTTTTATCTGAAAAAGGTAAAGCAGCTAAAAGCAAATCATATATGTGGCTCTATGCTACTGGAGTTTCCAGTCCACCGATCTACTTATATGAATATCAACCTTCCAGGGCTAATGAACATCCGAAGAAGTTCTTAACTGGATTCAGTGGGTTTCTTCAAACCGATGGCTATGCTGGATACAATAGTGTTCAGAACGTCACCCAGCTCGGATGTTTCGCTCACGCTAGACGTGGTTTCACAGATGCCTTAAAGGCATTACCTAAAGGCTCTGTTCACTTAAAAACTAATGCTGAGGAAGGTCTGAATTTCTGCAATCGACTCTTCCAGATTGAACGGGACTTAAAAGACTTATCAGCTGAAGAAAGATATCAAAAACGCCTTGAACAAAGCAAACCAGTTCTGGAGGCCTTTTTGTCATGGCTAAAAATCAAGGAACAACAGACTTTACCTAAAAGTGGTCTCAGCAAAGCTATTAAATATTGTCTCAATCAATGGCCTAAACTAGAAGCCTTTCTCCTGGATGGTAGACTAGAGATCAGTAATAATCGGGCAGAAAGAGCAATCAAGCCCTTTGTTATTGGGAGAAAGAACTTTCTATTTTCCAAGTCGGTAAAAGGAGCTACAGCCAGTGCCATTACTTACAGTATCATAGAGACCGCCAAAGCAAACAACTTAGTACCATTCTTTTATCTAAAATATCTTTTTGAGAAACTACCCAACATTGATCTACAAAATATTGAACAATTAGATGAATTATTACCTTGGTCTCAATCTATTCCGGAAGAATGCAGGATTCCTCATAAGAATTAG
- a CDS encoding GNAT family N-acetyltransferase: MEVKIREANFEDYNEIKILMNQVHNLHCQNRPDIYVDTNEPLKKEEFKEIVNNSNKIVLLAECQDKVVALSIITIKEPSENPILVSRKVAYMEDLCVHKDYKRRGIGKMVYNEALKRIKLLDIDSLELMVWSFNKSAIKFYENMGMKPQYLKMEMKID, translated from the coding sequence ATGGAGGTTAAAATAAGAGAAGCAAATTTTGAAGACTATAATGAAATTAAGATACTAATGAATCAAGTTCATAATTTACACTGTCAAAACAGGCCAGACATTTATGTAGATACAAATGAACCTTTAAAAAAAGAGGAATTCAAAGAAATAGTTAATAATAGTAATAAGATTGTGCTTTTAGCAGAATGTCAAGACAAGGTTGTAGCCTTAAGTATAATTACGATTAAAGAACCTTCTGAGAATCCTATATTAGTTTCTAGAAAGGTTGCATACATGGAAGATTTATGTGTTCATAAAGATTATAAGAGAAGAGGAATAGGAAAGATGGTTTATAATGAAGCATTAAAAAGGATAAAATTGCTTGATATAGATAGTTTAGAATTGATGGTTTGGTCTTTTAATAAATCAGCAATAAAGTTTTACGAAAATATGGGAATGAAGCCACAATATTTAAAAATGGAAATGAAAATAGATTAA
- a CDS encoding DUF3795 domain-containing protein translates to MKRLDTYCGLYCGSCEIFLVNQRDLVEETAKKWKTNSEDLYCNGCKKDTNSVFCKDCQIKLCSESKELDYCFQCEDFPCADLIKFKNDENPHHSIVLHNLNNIKKIGTKKWLKEQEKRWSCPECGEKYSWYDEKCSNCNRYVKSCIDDEKEIKLKYLWSE, encoded by the coding sequence ATGAAAAGATTAGATACTTATTGTGGATTATATTGTGGTAGTTGCGAAATATTTTTAGTTAATCAGAGAGACTTAGTAGAAGAAACTGCAAAAAAATGGAAAACGAACTCAGAAGATTTATATTGTAACGGATGTAAGAAAGATACTAATTCAGTATTTTGTAAAGATTGTCAAATTAAATTATGTTCAGAAAGCAAAGAACTAGATTATTGTTTTCAATGTGAAGATTTTCCCTGTGCTGATTTAATAAAATTTAAGAATGATGAAAATCCACATCATTCAATAGTCTTACATAACCTTAATAATATAAAAAAAATCGGAACAAAAAAATGGTTAAAAGAGCAGGAAAAAAGATGGAGTTGTCCAGAATGTGGAGAAAAATATTCCTGGTATGATGAAAAGTGTTCAAACTGTAACAGATATGTTAAAAGTTGTATTGATGATGAAAAAGAAATAAAATTAAAATATTTATGGAGTGAATAA
- a CDS encoding nuclear transport factor 2 family protein, which translates to MIKKEECIKRYFNMWLSKDGSCLNEIFEFNVVYSECYGPEYRGIRQIIQWFDDWNERGTVIRWDIKQFIHQMNQTAVEWYFECEFAGQISRFDGVSIIVFNDNGKIIDIKEFQSKAEHEFPYGKL; encoded by the coding sequence ATGATAAAAAAGGAAGAATGCATAAAAAGATACTTTAATATGTGGTTAAGTAAAGATGGTTCATGTCTTAATGAGATATTTGAGTTTAATGTTGTATATAGTGAATGTTATGGTCCTGAGTATAGAGGAATAAGACAAATTATCCAATGGTTTGATGATTGGAATGAACGGGGAACTGTTATAAGGTGGGATATAAAGCAATTTATACATCAGATGAATCAAACTGCTGTAGAATGGTATTTTGAATGTGAATTCGCTGGGCAAATCTCTAGGTTTGATGGGGTATCTATTATTGTATTTAATGATAATGGAAAGATTATTGATATAAAAGAGTTTCAATCGAAAGCAGAGCATGAATTTCCTTACGGGAAATTATGA
- the fabG gene encoding 3-oxoacyl-[acyl-carrier-protein] reductase, with the protein MDLGLKNKLAFITGSARGLGKAIAEKLAAEKINIAITDINEKIAVSTAEEISNKYKVETIALKHDVSSEESTRQVVKAIKNKFSRIDILVNNAGITKDARLMIMKQEDWENVLKINLTGAFICTKLVSKQMLRQKSGSIINIASVVGLMGNVGQANYSASKAGLIGLTKTTAKEMAERGVNVNAIAPGYIETDMTHELPEEVSYKMLSQIPMKAYGKPDDVANVVLFLVSDLAKYVTGQVINVDGGMVM; encoded by the coding sequence ATGGACTTAGGATTAAAAAACAAATTAGCATTTATTACTGGAAGTGCTCGTGGATTAGGAAAAGCTATTGCAGAAAAACTTGCGGCTGAGAAAATAAATATTGCAATTACCGATATTAATGAAAAAATAGCAGTATCGACAGCTGAAGAGATATCAAATAAATATAAGGTAGAGACTATAGCTTTAAAACATGATGTTTCTTCAGAAGAATCAACAAGACAAGTTGTAAAGGCAATAAAAAATAAATTTTCTAGAATTGATATTCTTGTTAATAATGCAGGAATAACCAAAGATGCTCGACTTATGATAATGAAGCAAGAAGATTGGGAAAATGTATTAAAAATAAATTTAACAGGAGCTTTTATTTGCACCAAATTAGTATCAAAGCAGATGTTAAGACAAAAGTCAGGAAGTATAATAAATATTGCAAGTGTGGTTGGTCTTATGGGAAATGTTGGACAAGCTAATTATTCTGCATCAAAGGCTGGTTTAATTGGACTGACAAAGACAACTGCTAAAGAAATGGCTGAAAGAGGAGTTAATGTTAACGCTATTGCACCAGGATATATTGAAACAGACATGACACATGAGCTTCCAGAAGAAGTTTCATATAAAATGTTATCACAGATTCCAATGAAGGCATATGGGAAACCAGATGATGTGGCAAATGTTGTTTTATTTCTAGTATCTGATTTAGCTAAGTATGTAACAGGACAAGTTATTAATGTAGATGGTGGAATGGTAATGTGA